From a region of the Candidatus Eisenbacteria bacterium genome:
- a CDS encoding cation:proton antiporter: MIIAATLLAGSVAKRLNLGSIVALLAVGMALGPHSPRPLLTGHVEELQTIGEIGVMLLLFLVGLDTEPRRLSSMRRLFFG; the protein is encoded by the coding sequence GTGATCATCGCCGCGACGCTCCTGGCAGGCAGCGTGGCGAAGCGACTGAACCTGGGTTCGATCGTGGCGCTGCTCGCCGTCGGAATGGCGCTCGGACCCCATTCTCCGCGGCCACTGTTGACCGGTCACGTCGAGGAGCTGCAGACGATCGGCGAGATCGGTGTGATGTTGCTGCTCTTTCTCGTGGGTCTCGACACCGAACCGCGCAGACTGTCGTCCATGCGCCGCCTCTTCTTCGGT